A region of Myxococcaceae bacterium JPH2 DNA encodes the following proteins:
- a CDS encoding lysine 2,3-aminomutase, with translation MTTTHIRGKAEAGPAQQPFTYPLRKEFIEPDWRRIPGYKDVTAAEWESAVWQRKHTVKNLKELKATLGALLPEDLAESIEQDQKQRATMSLLVPPQMLNTMNLEDLWSDPVRRYMLPALADRRTDWPNHPKASRDSLHEQDMWVVEGLTHRYPTKVLAEMLPTCPQYCGHCTRMDLVGNDVPQVSKHKFAVGQKERYEQMLDYLRRTPTVRDVVVSGGDIANLPIQALEPFVSALLDIPNIRDIRLASKGLMAIPQHFLQDSVLQGLDRLAKKAIERGVDLALHTHVNHAQQLTPLVGKAVRKLHEMGFRDVRNQGVLLRGVNDSSQALLDLCFTLLDHAKILPYYFYMCDMIPNSEHWRLSVDQAQKLQHDIMGYMPGFATPRIVCDVPFVGKRWVHQVAEYDRERGISYWTKNYRTSVEANDADALSRKYEYFDPIDVLPEAGQAWWREQQKAA, from the coding sequence ATGACGACGACGCACATTCGGGGCAAGGCCGAGGCCGGCCCTGCTCAGCAGCCCTTTACCTATCCGCTCCGTAAGGAGTTCATCGAGCCCGACTGGCGCCGCATTCCTGGCTACAAGGACGTGACGGCCGCGGAGTGGGAAAGCGCTGTCTGGCAGCGCAAGCACACCGTCAAGAACCTGAAGGAGCTGAAGGCGACCCTGGGCGCCCTGCTTCCCGAGGACCTGGCGGAGAGCATCGAGCAGGACCAGAAGCAGCGCGCGACGATGTCGCTGCTCGTCCCCCCGCAGATGCTCAACACCATGAACCTGGAGGACCTCTGGAGCGATCCGGTCCGCAGGTACATGCTCCCCGCGCTGGCGGACCGTCGCACGGACTGGCCCAACCACCCGAAGGCCAGCCGCGACAGCCTCCACGAGCAGGACATGTGGGTCGTCGAGGGCCTCACGCATCGCTATCCCACCAAGGTGCTGGCGGAGATGCTGCCCACCTGTCCCCAATACTGCGGGCACTGCACGCGCATGGACCTGGTGGGCAATGACGTGCCCCAGGTGTCCAAGCACAAGTTCGCGGTGGGACAGAAGGAGCGCTACGAGCAGATGCTCGACTACCTGCGCCGCACGCCCACCGTGCGCGACGTGGTTGTCTCCGGCGGCGATATCGCCAACCTGCCCATCCAAGCCCTGGAGCCGTTCGTCAGCGCGCTGCTGGACATCCCGAACATCCGGGACATCCGTCTGGCCAGCAAGGGCCTGATGGCCATTCCGCAGCACTTCCTCCAGGATAGCGTCCTGCAGGGGCTGGACCGTCTGGCGAAGAAGGCCATCGAGCGGGGCGTGGACCTGGCGCTGCACACGCACGTCAATCACGCGCAGCAGCTCACGCCGCTCGTGGGCAAGGCCGTGCGCAAGCTGCACGAGATGGGCTTCCGAGACGTGCGCAACCAGGGCGTGTTGCTGCGCGGAGTGAACGACAGCTCGCAGGCCCTGCTGGACCTGTGCTTCACGCTGCTCGATCACGCGAAGATCCTGCCGTACTACTTCTACATGTGCGACATGATCCCCAACAGCGAGCACTGGCGGCTCTCGGTGGATCAGGCGCAGAAGCTCCAGCACGACATCATGGGCTACATGCCGGGCTTCGCCACGCCGCGCATCGTCTGTGACGTTCCCTTCGTGGGGAAGCGCTGGGTGCATCAGGTGGCCGAGTACGATCGCGAGCGCGGCATCTCGTACTGGACGAAGAACTACCGGACCAGCGTGGAGGCGAATGACGCCGACGCGCTCAGCCGGAAGTACGAGTACTTCGATCCGATCGACGTGCTGCCCGAGGCCGGTCAGGCGTGGTGGCGGGAGCAGCAGAAGGCGGCGTGA
- a CDS encoding KamA family radical SAM protein yields the protein MISSVLPVTGSPEPRTARPSTSVQGRARLFPSATDAEWSDWRWQQRHAVRNLEQLEKYIALTPDERAGVQETSELFRIGISPYYLSLIDPEHPFCPVRMQSIPVRAEARIRPGELTDPLGEDKTRPEECIVHKYPDRVLFLAIDTCSVYCRHCTRRRITKGGEAELTKDQIRRGIEYIERHPEVRDVLISGGDPFLLSEERLESILEPLTRIPHVEMIRIGTRVPVCLPMRVTDSLARMLRRHAPVYVITHFNHPKEVTAEAREACERLVDHGVPVENQAVLMRRLNSDARIIKELSHVLLRSRVRPYYLHQMDVAEGCEHLRTPIAKGVEILQQLRGFTSGLAVPHLAVDLPGGGGKVTLQPDYVIERSEHETVFRNFKGQRYAYPEPEETDCSCPYDDVWRARDAR from the coding sequence ATGATTTCCTCCGTGCTTCCGGTGACCGGTTCACCGGAGCCGCGTACCGCGCGTCCCTCGACGAGTGTTCAGGGGCGCGCGCGTCTGTTCCCCTCCGCGACCGATGCGGAGTGGAGCGATTGGCGCTGGCAGCAGCGCCACGCGGTGCGCAACTTGGAGCAGCTCGAGAAGTACATCGCGCTGACTCCCGATGAGCGTGCGGGCGTGCAGGAGACGTCCGAGCTGTTCCGCATTGGGATCAGCCCGTACTACCTGTCGCTCATTGATCCCGAGCATCCCTTCTGCCCGGTGCGCATGCAGTCCATCCCGGTGCGCGCCGAGGCACGGATCCGCCCGGGCGAGCTGACGGATCCGCTGGGCGAGGACAAGACGCGTCCGGAGGAGTGCATCGTCCACAAGTATCCGGACCGAGTGCTCTTCCTCGCCATCGACACGTGCTCGGTCTACTGCCGGCACTGCACGCGGCGGCGCATCACCAAGGGCGGTGAGGCGGAGCTGACCAAGGATCAGATTCGCCGGGGCATCGAGTACATCGAGCGTCACCCCGAGGTTCGTGACGTCCTCATCTCGGGAGGGGATCCGTTCCTTCTCAGTGAGGAGCGGCTGGAGTCCATCCTGGAGCCGCTGACTCGCATCCCGCATGTGGAGATGATCCGCATCGGGACGCGCGTGCCGGTGTGTCTGCCCATGCGTGTGACGGACTCGCTCGCGCGCATGCTGCGGCGCCATGCGCCCGTCTATGTCATCACTCACTTCAATCACCCGAAGGAAGTGACGGCCGAGGCTCGCGAGGCGTGTGAGCGATTGGTGGACCACGGTGTGCCGGTGGAGAACCAGGCCGTGCTGATGCGGCGGCTCAACTCGGACGCGCGCATCATCAAAGAGCTGTCGCACGTTCTGCTGCGCAGCCGGGTGCGGCCGTACTACCTGCACCAGATGGATGTGGCCGAGGGCTGCGAGCATCTGCGTACGCCCATCGCGAAGGGCGTGGAGATTCTCCAGCAGCTCCGCGGGTTCACGTCCGGGCTCGCGGTGCCACACCTCGCGGTGGATCTGCCCGGGGGCGGCGGCAAGGTGACGCTTCAGCCGGATTACGTCATCGAGCGCAGCGAGCACGAGACGGTCTTCCGCAACTTCAAGGGTCAGCGCTACGCCTACCCCGAGCCGGAAGAGACTGACTGCTCCTGCCCCTATGACGACGTGTGGCGAGCGCGCGACGCTCGGTGA
- a CDS encoding protein kinase: MKKPTFFGKYLLLERINVGGMAEVFIAKAFGVEGFERILAIKKILPTMAEDEEFITMFIDEARISVQLNHANVVHIHELGKHDDTYFIAMEYVAGRDVRTILERYRRRKEIMPTAQAVFIVSKMCEGLDYAHRKKDARGQDLHIIHRDVSPQNILVSYEGEVKIIDFGIAKAANRSQKTQAGILKGKFGYMSPEQVRGMPIDRRSDIFAVGVLLYEMLTGEKLFVGESDFSTLEKVRNADVPTPREFNPNISAGLEKVVMKALAREPEERYQWASDLQEDLMRFLLAGDAIYSSKHLSGYMKEAFAEDLLREAEKMERYASVERPDQIETSGVTVPPPSPRPSRASRAVAGPAAGRSPTAPAAPAPGYVPPPTAEELAEMDGAADKTQIVDSTNAAFLSPETRVAESSVVVDDSATGRTENPMAKVSSTSAAYPSPYSGQESSRAPKSKSGPKAQVVIGDEEGEGYAGATMIGPAPSAPPARGRPAAPEPEESTGNMVVPSNLRSNGARGRARQEEPPEDEVGDGYDAPPEDDGYGQQGPDDYGDEERGAAEQDEETAGSRAPGGAKKPSKPAKNPPAKPVKASAPAKAKASSGKGIPKPAIIGAAALVALLLVAGLAVVMRKPSTGSATFVVTPSAGATVKVDGRPVKINDVVALKPGRHQVAAIAPGYQPLVQQVDVVAGQEAAVVSLQLVPSQPPGNTPPPPPEPKPTPVAAQEPSGVKPTPEVKPTATPEPVEKPAPETKPTTVATPEPTPPPKPATFTATFDGDDGAEISVEGKPAGKAPSARMPGLTVGKSYKFTARLAGFKPYSGRFESDGSDELKVTFALEKEPEREPPPSRTPKPAPPPPVAAVKAPPKAAVMGKFACSTKPAGAQIWVDGKNTGRETPVALGNPLMLPVGKRKIVFKLNGKSTKPQVVPISEDGVAKLVNVPIE; the protein is encoded by the coding sequence ATGAAGAAGCCGACCTTCTTTGGGAAGTACCTGCTCCTCGAGCGCATCAACGTCGGCGGCATGGCGGAGGTGTTCATCGCGAAGGCCTTCGGTGTCGAGGGCTTCGAGCGCATCCTGGCCATCAAGAAGATCCTCCCGACGATGGCCGAGGATGAGGAGTTCATCACGATGTTCATCGACGAGGCGCGGATCAGCGTTCAGCTGAACCACGCCAACGTCGTGCACATCCACGAACTCGGGAAGCATGACGACACGTACTTCATCGCCATGGAGTACGTGGCGGGTCGGGACGTGCGGACCATCCTGGAGCGCTACCGTCGCCGCAAGGAGATCATGCCCACCGCTCAGGCGGTGTTCATCGTCTCCAAGATGTGTGAGGGCCTCGACTACGCGCACCGCAAGAAGGACGCGCGCGGTCAGGACCTCCACATCATCCACCGCGACGTGTCGCCGCAGAACATCCTCGTCTCCTACGAAGGCGAGGTGAAGATCATCGACTTTGGCATCGCCAAGGCCGCCAATCGCTCGCAGAAGACGCAAGCCGGCATCCTCAAGGGGAAGTTTGGCTACATGAGCCCGGAGCAGGTCCGGGGCATGCCCATCGATCGGCGCAGCGACATCTTCGCCGTCGGCGTGCTGCTGTACGAGATGCTCACGGGCGAGAAACTCTTCGTCGGCGAGTCCGACTTCTCCACGCTGGAGAAGGTGCGCAACGCGGACGTCCCCACGCCTCGCGAGTTCAATCCGAACATCTCGGCGGGGCTGGAGAAGGTGGTCATGAAGGCTCTCGCGCGAGAGCCTGAGGAGCGCTACCAGTGGGCGTCTGACCTGCAGGAGGACCTCATGCGGTTCCTCCTCGCGGGCGATGCCATCTACTCGTCGAAGCATCTGTCCGGGTACATGAAGGAGGCCTTCGCGGAGGACTTGCTTCGCGAGGCCGAGAAGATGGAGCGCTATGCCTCCGTCGAGCGTCCGGATCAGATTGAAACATCGGGCGTGACGGTCCCTCCGCCGTCGCCGCGCCCGTCTCGGGCCAGTCGCGCGGTCGCGGGGCCTGCTGCGGGCCGCTCGCCCACGGCGCCTGCCGCACCTGCTCCGGGGTATGTGCCCCCGCCCACGGCTGAAGAGCTGGCCGAGATGGATGGCGCGGCAGACAAGACGCAGATCGTCGACTCCACCAACGCCGCTTTCCTCTCACCTGAGACTCGGGTGGCCGAGAGCAGTGTGGTGGTGGATGACAGTGCCACGGGCCGCACCGAGAACCCGATGGCCAAGGTGAGCAGCACCAGCGCCGCCTATCCCAGCCCCTATTCAGGTCAGGAGTCCTCGCGCGCTCCCAAGAGCAAGAGCGGGCCCAAGGCTCAGGTGGTCATCGGCGACGAGGAGGGTGAGGGCTACGCCGGCGCCACGATGATTGGTCCGGCGCCGTCGGCGCCCCCTGCCCGAGGCCGGCCCGCTGCTCCCGAGCCGGAGGAGAGCACTGGGAACATGGTCGTTCCGTCCAACCTGCGCTCGAATGGCGCGCGTGGACGGGCCCGCCAGGAGGAGCCGCCCGAGGATGAGGTCGGCGACGGCTACGACGCGCCTCCGGAAGACGATGGGTACGGCCAGCAGGGGCCGGACGACTACGGTGACGAGGAGCGCGGCGCGGCCGAGCAGGACGAGGAGACCGCGGGCTCTCGGGCGCCGGGTGGGGCGAAGAAGCCCTCCAAGCCCGCGAAGAACCCTCCCGCGAAGCCTGTGAAGGCGAGCGCGCCTGCCAAGGCGAAGGCGTCCAGCGGGAAGGGGATCCCCAAGCCCGCCATCATCGGCGCTGCGGCGCTCGTGGCCTTGTTGCTGGTCGCGGGGCTCGCCGTCGTCATGCGGAAGCCCTCGACGGGCTCTGCGACGTTCGTCGTGACGCCGTCGGCTGGTGCCACCGTGAAGGTGGATGGGCGACCGGTGAAGATCAACGACGTCGTGGCGCTGAAGCCCGGTCGGCATCAGGTTGCGGCGATTGCTCCGGGGTATCAGCCCCTGGTTCAGCAGGTCGACGTGGTGGCTGGGCAGGAGGCCGCTGTCGTCAGCCTTCAGCTCGTCCCCTCGCAGCCTCCTGGGAACACGCCTCCACCGCCGCCCGAGCCGAAGCCCACTCCCGTGGCGGCTCAGGAGCCGTCTGGTGTGAAGCCGACCCCCGAGGTCAAGCCCACGGCCACGCCGGAGCCGGTCGAGAAGCCCGCGCCGGAGACCAAGCCGACGACCGTCGCCACCCCCGAGCCCACACCGCCGCCGAAGCCCGCGACCTTCACCGCTACGTTCGATGGCGATGATGGGGCGGAGATCTCCGTTGAGGGCAAGCCAGCGGGGAAGGCTCCGAGCGCTCGAATGCCTGGGCTGACAGTGGGCAAGTCCTACAAGTTCACGGCGCGCCTTGCGGGCTTCAAGCCGTACTCGGGCCGCTTCGAGTCGGATGGGAGCGATGAGCTCAAGGTGACCTTCGCGTTGGAGAAGGAGCCAGAGCGGGAGCCGCCACCTTCTCGGACGCCGAAGCCGGCGCCGCCGCCGCCCGTTGCCGCGGTGAAGGCTCCCCCCAAGGCCGCGGTGATGGGCAAGTTCGCTTGCAGCACCAAGCCCGCGGGCGCGCAGATCTGGGTGGACGGAAAGAACACCGGACGCGAGACCCCCGTGGCGTTGGGTAATCCGCTGATGCTGCCCGTGGGCAAGCGAAAGATTGTCTTCAAGCTCAACGGCAAGTCGACCAAGCCTCAGGTCGTTCCTATCTCTGAGGACGGGGTCGCCAAGCTGGTCAACGTGCCTATCGAATGA